One window of the Trifolium pratense cultivar HEN17-A07 linkage group LG2, ARS_RC_1.1, whole genome shotgun sequence genome contains the following:
- the LOC123907437 gene encoding 3-hydroxy-3-methylglutaryl-coenzyme A reductase 1-like: MDVHRRTVNAAGNSLFSDKSSKSKNQKHDLQSQQSLYLTNAVFFGLFFSVAYFLLHRWREKIRTSTPLHVLTISEIVAVFSLIASIFYLMVFFGIGIIFHPFAASRTVHYDEEDESDIAKTSGLCLAGVSPTLPPLPPKISVEKVAPALVPAVILSSDDEEIVRAVVSGSIPSYTLESKLGDCKRAAAIRNLAVERVTGRSLEGLPMEGFDYDSILGQCCEMPIGFIQIPVGVAGPLLLDGKEYTVPMATTEGCLVASTNRGCKAIYVSGGASAVVLRDGMTRAPVVRFNSAKRASQLKFFLEDSQNFDSLSHIFNKSSRFARLQSIKATMAGKNLYIRFTCSTGDAMGMNMVSKGVQNVLDFLQSEFPDMDVIGISGNFCSDKKAAAVNWIEGRGKSVVCEAVIKEEVVKKVLKTSVESLVELNMLKNLTGSAMAGALGGFNAHASNIVSAIYLATGQDPAQNVESSHCMTMMEAVNDGKDLHISVTMPSIEVGTVGGGTQLASQSACLNLLGVKGASKESPGANSRQLATIVAGSVLAGELSLMSAIAAGQLVKSHMKYNRSSKDVTKLAS; encoded by the exons ATGGACGTTCACCGGCGAACTGTAAACGCCGCCGGAAACTCTCTTTTCTCCGACAAATCTTCAAAATCAAAAAACCAAAAGCACGATTTACAGTCACAACAATCACTCTACTTGACAAACGCGGTTTTCTTCGGTCTCTTCTTCTCCGTTGCGTACTTTCTTCTTCACCGGTGGCGTGAAAAGATCCGAACCTCTACACCTCTTCACGTCCTCACAATCTCCGAGATTGTTGCTGTATTTTCCCTCATCGCTTCCATTTTCTACCTTATGGTTTTCTTCGGCATTGGTATCATCTTTCATCCATTCGCCGCTTCTCGTACAGTTCATTacgatgaagaagatgaatccGACATTGCAAAAACCTCCGGTTTATGCCTTGCCGGAGTCTCGCCGACGTTACCTCCGCTTCCGCCGAAAATATCCGTCGAAAAAGTTGCTCCGGCACTGGTTCCGGCGGTGATACTTTCCTCCGATGACGAGGAGATTGTCCGTGCGGTGGTGTCAGGTTCAATTCCGTCTTACACGCTTGAATCGAAGCTTGGTGATTGCAAACGTGCGGCGGCGATTCGGAACCTAGCGGTGGAGAGAGTTACCGGAAGGTCACTTGAGGGTTTACCAATGGAAGGTTTTGATTATGATTCTATATTGGGACAGTGTTGTGAGATGCCGATAGGGTTTATTCAGATTCCGGTGGGAGTTGCCGGTCCTTTGTTGCTCGACGGGAAGGAGTACACAGTTCCGATGGCAACGACTGAAGGTTGTTTGGTTGCAAGTACTAACAGAGGCTGTAAAGCTATTTATGTTTCCGGTGGTGCTTCCGCTGTTGTCCTCCGTGATGGCATGACTAGAGCCCCCGTTGTTAGATTCAACTCCGCCAAAAGAGCTTCTCAGTTAAAGTTCTTTTTAGAagattctcaaaattttgattccCTCTCTCACATTTTCAACAA GTCAAGTAGATTTGCAAGATTACAGAGTATCAAAGCCACTATGGCAGGAAAGAATTTGTATATTAGGTTTACTTGTTCAACGGGTGATGCAATGGGGATGAACATGGTATCGAAAGGTGTACAAAATGTACTTGACTTTCTTCAAAGTGAATTTCCTGATATGGATGTTATTGGGATATCTG gAAACTTTTGTTCGGACAAGAAAGCTGCAGCGGTGAATTGGATTGAAGGGAGAGGGAAATCTGTGGTGTGTGAGGCTGTAATTAAGGAAGAGGTGGTTAAGAAAGTGTTAAAGACTAGTGTTGAGTCTTTGGTTGAGCTTAACATGCTCAAAAACCTTACTGGTTCTGCCATGGCCGGTGCTCTTGGCGGATTCAACGCACATGCTAGTAATATTGTTTCTGCTATTTACTTGGCTACAGGTCAAGATCCTGCTCAGAATGTGGAGAGTTCTCACTGTATGACCATGATGGAAGCTGTGAATGATGGCAAAGACCTTCATATCTCTGTCACTATGCCTTCCATTGAG GTAGGCACAGTTGGTGGAGGCACACAGCTTGCGTCACAATCAGCATGTTTGAATTTACTTGGTGTTAAGGGTGCTAGTAAAGAGTCACCAGGAGCAAATTCAAGGCAACTGGCAACAATAGTAGCTGGTTCAGTCCTTGCCGGAGAGCTCTCACTGATGTCTGCAATTGCAGCCGGGCAGCTTGTTAAGAGCCACATGAAATACAACAGGTCTAGTAAAGATGTTACCAAACTTGCTTCATGA
- the LOC123907438 gene encoding 3-hydroxy-3-methylglutaryl coenzyme A reductase 2-A-like, with amino-acid sequence MDVHQKSVCSDLSGKSSKAKNQKQDSQSQPSLYLTNAVFFGLFFSVVYFLLQQWREKIRTSTPLHVLTISEMAAVVSLIASFIYLMVFFGIGFILHPFSVLEEEDDEAVIEKYSDSCLAGVSPKLPPLAPKILVEKVAPAPVLLSMEDEEVVRAVVSGSIPSYSLESKLGDCKRAAAIRNKAVERVTRRSLEGLPMEGFDYDSILGQCCEMPIGFVQIPVGVAGPLLLDEMEYTVPMATTEGCLVASTNRGCKAIYVSGGASAIVLRDGMTRAPVVRFNSAKRASQLKFFLEDPQNFDSLSHTFNKSSRFARLQSIKANMAGKNLYIRFTCSTGDAMGMNMVSKGVQNVLDFLQIDYPDMDVIGISGNFCSDKKAAAVNWIEGRGKFVVCEAVIKEEVVKKVLKTSVDSLVELNMLKNLTGSAMAGALGGFNAHASNIVSAIYLATGQDPAQNVESSHCMTMMEAVNDGKDLHISVTMPCIEVGTVGGGTQLASQSACLNLLGVKGASKDSPGANSRKLATIVAGSVLAGELSLMSAIAAGQLVKSHMKYNRSSKDVSKVAS; translated from the exons ATGGACGTTCACCAAAAAAGTGTATGTTCTGATCTCTCTGGTAAATCTTCAAAAGCAAAGAACCAAAAGCAGGATTCACAGTCACAACCATCACTGTACTTAACAAACGCAGTTTTCTTCGGTCTCTTCTTCTCTGTTGTGTACTTTCTTCTTCAACAGTGGCGTGAGAAGATCCGAACCTCTACACCTCTCCATGTCCTCACAATTTCTGAGATGGCTGCTGTTGTTTCCCTCATCGCTTCCTTTATCTACCTTATGGTTTTCTTTGGCATTGGCTTCATCCTTCATCCCTTTTCCGttcttgaagaagaagatgatgaagccGTCATTGAAAAATACTCCGATTCATGCCTCGCTGGAGTGTCTCCCAAGCTACCTCCGCTGGCGCCAAAAATCTTAGTCGAAAAAGTTGCTCCAGCACCGGTGCTTCTTTCCATGGAAGACGAGGAAGTTGTCCGTGCAGTGGTATCAGGATCGATTCCATCTTACTCGCTTGAATCGAAGCTCGGAGATTGCAAACGTGCAGCGGCTATTCGGAACAAAGCAGTGGAAAGAGTGACCAGAAGGTCACTTGAGGGTTTACCAATGGAAGGCTTTGATTATGATTCTATATTAGGACAGTGTTGTGAGATGCCGATAGGGTTTGTTCAGATTCCAGTAGGTGTTGCCGGTCCTTTGTTGCTTGACGAAATGGAGTACACTGTTCCGATGGCAACGACTGAAGGTTGTTTGGTTGCAAGTACTAACAGAGGCTGTAAAGCTATTTATGTTTCCGGTGGTGCTTCCGCTATTGTCCTCCGTGATGGCATGACTAGAGCCCCCGTTGTTAGATTCAACTCTGCCAAAAGAGCTTCTCAGTTAAAGTTCTTTTTAGAAGAtcctcaaaattttgattccCTCTCTCACACTTTCAACAA GTCAAGTAGATTTGCGAGATTGCAGAGCATTAAAGCTAATATGGCAGGAAAGAATTTATACATTAGATTCACTTGTTCAACCGGTGATGCAATGGGGATGAACATGGTATCCAAAGGTGTACAAAATGTACTTGATTTTCTTCAAATCGATTATCCTGATATGGATGTTATCGGTATATCAG GAAATTTTTGTTCGGACAAGAAAGCTGCGGCAGTTAATTGGATTGAAGGGAGAGGGAAATTTGTGGTGTGTGAGGCTGTAATTAAGGAAGAGGTGGTGAAGAAAGTGTTGAAGACAAGTGTTGACTCTTTGGTTGAGCTTAACATGCTCAAAAACCTTACTGGTTCTGCCATGGCCGGTGCTCTTGGCGGATTCAATGCACATGCTAGTAATATTGTTTCTGCTATTTACTTGGCTACAGGTCAAGATCCAGCTCAGAATGTTGAGAGTTCTCACTGTATGACCATGATGGAAGCTGTGAATGATGGCAAAGACCTTCATATCTCTGTCACTATGCCTTGCATTGAGGTGGGCACAGTAGGAGGGGGCACACAACTTGCATCACAATCAGCTTGTTTGAATTTACTCGGTGTTAAGGGTGCTAGTAAAGATTCACCAGGAGCAAATTCTAGGAAACTTGCAACTATTGTAGCGGGTTCAGTCCTTGCCGGAGAGCTCTCACTGATGTCTGCAATTGCAGCTGGGCAACTTGTTAAGAGTCACATGAAATACAACAGGTCTAGTAAAGATGTCTCCAAAGTTGCTTCATAA
- the LOC123907439 gene encoding 3-hydroxy-3-methylglutaryl-coenzyme A reductase 1-like — translation MELHRKTVNAVVASDSKTKNKKQQSSQSQQTSLYLTNAVFFTFFFSVAYFLLHQWRDKIRTSTPLHILTISEIAAGVSLIFSVIYLMSFFGIGIIFQSSAVHYDEEEDEAHIAKNSGSCLAGVSPEKPALPPKISVKKVDLAPVPEVILSSDDKEIVRAVVSGSIPSYSLESKLGDCKRAAAIRNQVVERVTGRSLEGLPMEGFDYDSILGQCCEMPIGFVQIPVGVAGPLLLDGKEYTVPMATTEGCLVASTNRGCKAIYVSGGASAVVLRDGMTRAPVVRFNSAKRASQLKFFLEDSQNFDSLSHIFNKSSRFARLQSIKATMAGKNLYIRFTCSTGDAMGMNMVSKGVQNVLDFLQSDFPDMDVIGISGNFCSDKKAAAVNWIEGRGKSVVCEAVIKEEVVKKVLKSSVKSLVELNMLKNLTGSAMAGALGGFNAHSSNIVSAIYLATGQDPAQNVESSHCMTMMEAVNDGKDLHISVTMPCIEVGTVGGGTQLASQSACLNLLGVKGASKESPGANSRTLATIVAGSVLAGELSLMSAIAAGQLVKSHMKYNRSSKDVSKVAS, via the exons TTCTTCTCCGTCGCTTACTTTCTTCTTCACCAGTGGCGTGATAAGATCCGAACCTCTACACCTTTACATATCCTCACAATCTCTGAGATTGCAGCTGGTGTTTCCCTCATCTTTTCTGTCATTTACCTTATGTCTTTCTTCGGCATTGGTATCATCTTTCAGTCATCTGCAGTTCattatgatgaagaagaagatgaagctCACATTGCAAAAAACTCCGGTTCATGTCTTGCCGGAGTCTCGCCGGAGAAACCTGCACTACCGCCGAAAATCTCCGTAAAAAAAGTTGATCTGGCACCGGTGCCGGAAGTGATACTTTCCTCCGATGACAAGGAGATTGTCCGTGCGGTGGTATCAGGTTCAATTCCGTCATACTCGCTTGAGTCCAAGCTCGGAGATTGCAAACGTGCGGCGGCTATTAGGAACCAAGTGGTGGAGAGAGTTACTGGAAGGTCACTTGAGGGTTTACCAATGGAAGGTTTTGATTATGATTCTATATTAGGACAGTGTTGTGAAATGCCGATAGGATTTGTTCAGATTCCGGTGGGAGTTGCCGGTCCTTTGTTGCTCGACGGTAAAGAGTACACGGTGCCGATGGCAACTACTGAAGGTTGTTTGGTTGCAAGTACTAACAGAGGCTGTAAAGCTATTTATGTTTCCGGTGGTGCTTCCGCTGTTGTCCTCCGTGATGGCATGACTAGAGCCCCCGTTGTTAGATTCAACTCCGCCAAAAGAGCTTCTCAGTTAAAGTTCTTTTTAGAagattctcaaaattttgattccCTCTCTCACATTTTCAACaa GTCAAGTAGATTTGCGAGATTACAGAGTATTAAAGCTACTATGGCAGGAAAGAATTTGTACATTAGATTCACTTGTTCAACCGGTGATGCAATGGGAATGAACATGGTATCAAAAGGTGTTCAAAATGTACTTGATTTTCTTCAAAGTGATTTTCCTGATATGGATGTCATTGGCATATCAG GCAACTTTTGTTCGGACAAGAAAGCTGCGGCGGTGAATTGGATTGAAGGGAGAGGGAAATCTGTGGTGTGTGAGGCTGTAATTAAGGAAGAGGTGGTGAAAAAAGTGCTGAAGTCTAGTGTTAAGTCTTTGGTTGAGCTTAACATGCTCAAAAACCTTACTGGTTCAGCCATGGCTGGTGCTCTTGGCGGATTCAACGCACATTCTAGTAATATTGTTTCTGCTATTTACTTGGCTACGGGTCAAGATCCAGCTCAGAATGTTGAGAGTTCTCACTGTATGACCATGATGGAAGCTGTGAATGATGGCAAAGACCTTCATATCTCTGTCACTATGCCTTGCATTGAGGTGGGCACAGTAGGAGGGGGCACACAACTTGCATCACAATCAGCTTGTTTGAATTTACTCGGTGTTAAGGGTGCTAGTAAAGAGTCACCAGGAGCAAATTCTAGGACACTTGCAACTATTGTAGCGGGTTCGGTCCTTGCCGGAGAACTCTCACTGATGTCTGCAATTGCAGCCGGGCAGCTTGTTAAGAGTCACATGAAATACAACAGGTCTAGTAAAGATGTCTCCAAAGTTGCTTCATGA